From Zingiber officinale cultivar Zhangliang unplaced genomic scaffold, Zo_v1.1 ctg136, whole genome shotgun sequence, one genomic window encodes:
- the LOC122036301 gene encoding zinc finger protein GIS3-like, whose product MNANRFILGLSMTVAKDAGDGVYPKSSVLELDLLGKLGAIKAEPASPEPAPRVFSCNYCSRTFSSPPALLGHQNAHRREPRVFSCNYCSRTFSSPQALGGHQNAHRRERNLAMRGVATEFLQYDGRRLDVPVRSVTHMSYLSAPAASAAAGGLLYRRHNGYLQFDAAAWREVPTLPAPAVKLEVESIGRQWIGGEGGGSYSNAKQETRPTLLT is encoded by the coding sequence ATGAACGCCAACAGATTCATCCTAGGTTTGAGCATGACCGTGGCCAAGGACGCTGGCGATGGGGTGTACCCGAAGTCGTCAGTCCTCGAGCTTGACCTTTTAGGCAAGCTCGGAGCGATCAAGGCCGAGCCCGCTTCGCCAGAACCCGCGCCGAGAGTGTTCTCGTGCAACTACTGCTCTAGGACGTTCTCCAGCCCTCCGGCTCTCCTTGGCCATCAGAATGCTCACAGGCGCGAGCCGAGAGTGTTCTCGTGCAACTACTGCTCTAGGACGTTCTCCAGCCCTCAGGCTCTCGGTGGGCATCAGAATGCTCACAGGCGCGAGCGAAATCTGGCCATGCGAGGTGTCGCCACGGAATTTCTGCAATACGATGGCCGGAGGCTCGACGTACCAGTGCGCTCCGTGACCCACATGTCGTACCTCAGTGCTCCGGCCGCGTCCGCCGCTGCAGGTGGGCTGTTGTACAGGCGCCACAACGGATATTTGCAGTTCGACGCTGCAGCGTGGAGAGAAGTGCCGACACTTCCGGCGCCGGCTGTTAAGCTCGAAGTGGAGTCGATCGGGAGGCAATGGATAGGAGGGGAAGGCGGAGGATCATATTCGAACGCGAAGCAGGAGACTCGTCCAACTTTATTGACTTGA
- the LOC122036302 gene encoding uncharacterized protein LOC122036302: MKCRIHPYEYGDGVCASCLRERLLTLISAQNELSATNSAYRRFDLAASGSDPPPPRRAPSPHIFHRRSVGIEASPAHSRDFRRFFSTPQAGPAFRAANGGGSLGDLDGGNIRKQRFWTLKSLFRRRRSEKVEPDLGPCEGPSSSFWLSTLIRGRRNNNPKKKPQLSGEEESTRPSRRPRRSGRCSDRGMSPAMDDEDNFDLESSTDSSWRRATPSPMRRFSANPRPPRSVSAVSGLSVCLSPLVSFGQEARRSHPTDLGMSGELRSPVSSTHRRTPAAGISTLAPNRSRKLSDIGRFK, from the coding sequence ATGAAGTGCAGGATCCATCCCTATGAGTACGGTGACGGCGTCTGCGCCTCCTGTCTCCGGGAGCGTCTTCTCACCCTCATTTCAGCCCAAAATGAGCTCTCCGCCACCAACTCTGCCTACCGGAGGTTCGACCTTGCTGCTTCCGGATCGGATCCGCCTCCTCCTCGTCGAGCCCCTTCTCCTCACATTTTTCACCGCCGATCCGTCGGAATCGAGGCCTCCCCCGCCCACTCCCGCGACTTCCGTCGCTTCTTCAGCACCCCGCAGGCCGGCCCCGCCTTTAGGGCGGCAAACGGTGGCGGATCGTTGGGAGATCTCGATGGCGGTAACATCCGGAAGCAAAGATTCTGGACTTTGAAATCCCTCTTTAGGCGCCGCAGATCGGAGAAGGTGGAGCCCGATTTGGGGCCTTGCGAGGGACCGTCCTCGAGTTTTTGGCTCTCAACGCTGATTCGTGGCCGGCGAAACAATAACCCTAAGAAGAAGCCACAGCTCTCTGGCGAGGAGGAGTCGACGCGGCCGTCGCGGCGGCCGCGGAGGTCTGGCCGCTGTTCGGACAGGGGAATGTCGCCGGCGATGGACGACGAGGATAACTTCGATTTAGAATCCTCAACTGACTCCTCGTGGAGGAGAGCGACCCCCTCACCGATGCGAAGGTTCTCGGCGAACCCTCGTCCGCCTCGTAGCGTCAGCGCGGTCTCGGGGCTCTCCGTATGCCTCAGCCCACTTGTGAGTTTCGGGCAAGAGGCGAGACGAAGCCATCCGACGGATTTGGGGATGTCCGGTGAGCTTCGCAGCCCCGTAAGTTCCACCCACCGCCGGACTCCGGCTGCCGGGATCTCCACTCTCGCGCCCAACCGGTCGAGGAAGCTCTCTGACATTGGTAGGTTCAAATGA
- the LOC122036313 gene encoding ribose-phosphate pyrophosphokinase 1, with amino-acid sequence MTSSAFLHTAAQLVSLRHKSFVISRASPCLPAVSCRLVGPLQSSNNGVLPGISLFSEKILPGPLTLPGTRDAGPKYDTRLRIFSGTANPSLSQEIASYLGLQLGKINIKRFADGEIYVQLQESVRGCDVFLVQPTCPPANENLMELLVMIDACRRASAKNITAVIPYFGYARADRKTQGRESIAAKLVANLITEAGANRVIACDLHSGQSMGYFDIPVDQVYGQPVILDYLASKTICSNDLVVVSPDVGGVARARAFAKKLSDAPLAIVDKRRHGHNVAEVMNLIGDVKGKVAVMVDDMIDTAGTIAKGAALLHQEGAREVYACSTHAVFSPPATERLSSGLFQEVIVTNTIPVLEQQNFPQLTVLSVANLLGETIWRVHDDCSVGYAPYSSLDID; translated from the exons ATGACTTCGTCGGCGTTCCTCCATACCGCCGCCCAATTGGTTTCTCTCCGTCACAAGAGCTTCGTGATTTCCCGCGCTTCTCCCTGTCTCCCGGCTGTG AGTTGCAGACTGGTTGGACCGTTGCAATCGTCTAACAATGGCGTACTGCCGGGCATCTCACTCTTCAGTGAGAAGATATTACCTGGGCCTTTGACACTACCAGGAACGAGAGATGCTGGCCCCAAGTACGACACAAGACTGCGTATCTTCTCAGGCACTGCCAATCCGTCTCTTTCTCAG GAAATTGCTAGCTATTTAGGCCTGCAACTTGGAAAGATCAACATAAAGCGTTTTGCAGATGGGGAAATTTATGTTCAACTACAAGAGAGTGTTAGAGGATGTGATGTCTTTCTTGTTCAACCAACCTGCCCACCGGCAAATGAAAATCTTATGGAGCTTTTGGTGATGATTGATGCTTGTCGTAGAGCTTCCGCAAAAAACATCACTGCAGTCATCCCTTATTTTGGCTACGCAAGAGCAGATAGAAAG ACACAAGGTCGTGAATCTATTGCTGCAAAGCTTGTAGCTAACTTGATCACAGAAGCAGGTGCAAACCGCGTAATTGCATGTGATTTGCACTCGGGGCAGTCCATGGGATACTTTGATATCCCAGTTGATCAAGTGTATGGCCAg CCTGTGATACTTGACTACCTGGCTAGCAAGACAATTTGTTCAAATGATTTGGTAGTGGTATCACCCGACGTTGGAGGAGTGGCTAGAGCGCGTGCATTTGCAAAAAAGTTATCTGATGCACCTCTTGCCATTGTTGATAAACGGCGTCATGGGCATAATGTAGCTGAg GTGATGAATCTGATCGGTGATGTTAAAGGAAAAGTTGCTGTGATGGTGGATGACATGATAGATACTGCTG GTACGATTGCGAAGGGTGCAGCACTATTACATCAAGAAGGGGCAAGGGAGGTTTATGCTTGCAGCACACATGCTGTCTTTAG CCCTCCTGCAACTGAGAGATTGTCTAGTGGCTTGTTCCAGGAAGTTATTGTCACCAACACTATTCCTGTGTTGGAACAACAAAATTTTCCCCAGTTGACTGTTCTTTCTGTCGCAAACCTGTTAGGCGAGACCATATGGCGTGTTCATGATGATTGCTCA GTTGGTTATGCACCCTATTCGAGTTTGGACATCGACTGA